One genomic window of Mucilaginibacter sp. SJ includes the following:
- a CDS encoding DUF4407 domain-containing protein, translating into MKKVTRFFWFCSGAHIDTLKKYPIEHNKYVGIGATIFFTALFAALSGGYAMYFVFNGDAFAVGFAILFGLLWGTAIFNMDRYIVSSINKEGTTNQQILQASPRILLAIMIGIVISRPLELKIFDKEIRQKLKTAYLKGQRSKIDTLEKTYMQKYAMELGKNTDLKKEKDSLERDINRSRYQLNQEVFGDKTNQTSGITGYGTYAKQKQAILEEKEARLKTVTDNLGQMDQYLGARKDYEGLNSTRLFTEHQLDSLASIAGFSDRNWALGQLTYTENGKRDLDTYLAISFIGYLFILFECLPVFVKLMSPKGPYDTAIAKTAEANIHLAERDKERDIAVTDNIYDHNLDTDVERRKKIITSQSDYDFERHSYE; encoded by the coding sequence ATGAAAAAAGTTACCCGCTTTTTCTGGTTCTGTTCAGGAGCACATATCGATACCTTAAAAAAGTACCCAATTGAGCATAATAAGTATGTTGGTATTGGGGCTACCATATTTTTCACGGCACTGTTTGCCGCGTTATCCGGCGGTTATGCCATGTACTTTGTTTTTAATGGCGATGCCTTTGCTGTAGGTTTTGCTATACTATTTGGTTTACTGTGGGGAACGGCCATTTTTAACATGGACCGCTACATTGTATCCAGTATCAACAAAGAAGGCACAACCAACCAGCAGATCCTGCAGGCGTCGCCCCGTATTTTGCTGGCTATTATGATAGGTATCGTAATCTCGCGCCCGCTTGAACTCAAGATCTTTGATAAAGAAATTCGCCAGAAGTTGAAAACCGCTTACCTTAAAGGCCAGCGCAGCAAAATTGATACCCTTGAAAAAACCTACATGCAGAAATACGCCATGGAGCTGGGTAAAAATACCGATTTGAAAAAGGAAAAAGATTCGTTAGAGCGGGATATCAACCGCTCACGTTACCAGCTTAACCAGGAAGTTTTCGGCGATAAAACCAACCAAACATCGGGCATTACCGGTTATGGCACTTATGCAAAGCAAAAGCAGGCCATACTGGAAGAAAAGGAAGCCCGCCTTAAAACCGTTACCGATAATTTAGGGCAAATGGACCAGTACCTTGGGGCCCGGAAAGATTATGAAGGCTTAAATAGTACCCGTCTGTTTACGGAGCATCAACTGGATAGCCTGGCCAGCATAGCCGGCTTCTCGGACCGTAACTGGGCATTAGGCCAGCTCACCTACACTGAAAACGGCAAGCGCGACCTCGATACTTATCTCGCTATTTCGTTTATCGGCTACCTTTTCATTTTGTTTGAATGTTTGCCGGTATTTGTAAAACTGATGTCGCCCAAAGGGCCTTATGATACGGCTATCGCCAAAACAGCCGAAGCCAATATTCATCTGGCCGAACGGGATAAGGAACGTGATATAGCGGTTACGGATAATATTTACGACCACAACCTGGATACGGATGTCGAGCGGCGAAAAAAGATCATTACCTCACAATCTGATTATGATTTTGAGCGGCATAGTTATGAGTAA
- a CDS encoding DNA-3-methyladenine glycosylase family protein codes for MFEQFSHSNFHTICDKLAAGDPDLALIIQNHGYPPLWSRPNSFETLVHIILEQQVSLASALSALNKLRERVQQISPARVLLLTDEEFRACYVSRQKTIYIKYLAEAIVNGQINLAEMEQMPDDIIRTKLTALKGIGNWTVDVYLMFVLQHTDVFPIGDLAAVNALKRVKNLPKDITKEELLTVTEQWKPYRTVAAMILWHYYLSQRVPAPPKPSRQGVKK; via the coding sequence ATGTTTGAGCAATTTTCCCATTCAAACTTCCATACTATTTGCGATAAGCTCGCCGCGGGCGATCCGGATCTGGCCCTGATCATCCAAAATCATGGTTATCCGCCTTTATGGTCACGCCCAAATAGCTTTGAAACGCTGGTTCATATTATACTGGAACAGCAGGTGTCCCTGGCTTCGGCACTATCGGCCTTAAATAAATTGCGCGAACGGGTACAGCAGATTAGCCCGGCACGGGTTTTACTGCTTACCGATGAAGAATTCAGGGCATGCTATGTAAGCCGACAAAAAACCATCTATATAAAATACCTGGCCGAAGCCATTGTAAACGGGCAGATCAACCTCGCCGAAATGGAACAAATGCCCGATGATATTATCCGTACCAAACTAACCGCCCTCAAAGGCATTGGCAACTGGACGGTTGATGTTTACCTGATGTTTGTACTGCAGCACACCGATGTTTTTCCTATCGGGGATCTGGCCGCGGTGAATGCCCTTAAACGGGTAAAAAATCTGCCAAAAGATATTACCAAAGAAGAATTGTTAACGGTGACCGAACAATGGAAACCATACCGCACGGTAGCTGCGATGATTCTGTGGCATTATTATCTGAGCCAAAGAGTACCAGCCCCACCCAAACCCTCCAGGCAAGGCGTTAAAAAATAA
- the cphA gene encoding cyanophycin synthetase, whose translation MKIENIQVLRGPNIWSIRRKKLIQMRLDLQEMEHRPSNEIDGFYERLEKLLPSLYSHRCSPGVPGGFFQRVIAGTWMGHVVEHIALEIQTLAGMDTGFGRTRETKTKGVYNVVFAYLEEKVGVFAAESAVRITEALIKGEDYNLDADIQQMREIRENTRLGPSTGSIVEEAIARDIPWIRLNNQSLVQLGYGKNQVRFRATMTEKTSSIAVDIASNKEETKRLLQEQAIPVAKGITISSASAVPDAIRKVGFPLVFKPLDGNHGRGISINIKTEEEAIEAYEHAAKISRRVIVERYVTGFDFRVLVIDNKMVAAALRKPAHVTGDGRLNIQELIDLENTDPRRGYGHENVLTEITVDRDTLDLLAKKDYTLETVPEKDEVVYVKSTANLSTGGTSVDVTDHVHPQNIFICERISKIIGLDICGIDIMAQNLTEPLTDTGGVILEVNAAPGFRMHIAPSEGLPRNVAGHVIDMLYPAGKSARIPIIAITGTNGKTTTTRLIAHIVKNNGHRVGFTTSDGIYVQNNMMLKGDTTGPVSSEFILKDPTVDFAVLETARGGILRSGLGFGFCDIGVVTNIQEDHLGLSDIHSLEDLSRVKSVVLNSVKKDGWGVLNADNEYCVRIGKKAECNIAYFSRNENNPIIKSHCKKGGIAAICENGFITILKGDWKIRVQRTILIPLTFGGTVPFMIENVLAATLATFLWGFKTEDIKISLETFIPSASQTPGRMNIFEFKDFRFMIDFAHNPDGYTGIKEFLRHIDSPLKIGIIAGTGDRRDDDIRELGKISAEMFDYIILRQEKHLRGRTAENIIGLLREGIESVDPNKQVEVVPKEVDAIKHAMSLARPGTFITALSDVVDNAIETVQDYQEQERNGLFNAPPAP comes from the coding sequence ATGAAGATCGAGAATATCCAGGTACTACGCGGCCCCAACATTTGGAGCATCAGGCGCAAAAAATTAATACAAATGCGGCTTGATCTGCAGGAGATGGAGCACCGCCCCTCCAACGAAATAGATGGATTTTACGAACGGCTTGAAAAGCTGTTGCCATCGTTATACAGCCACCGCTGCTCGCCCGGTGTACCCGGCGGCTTTTTTCAGCGGGTGATTGCCGGCACCTGGATGGGGCACGTTGTTGAGCACATTGCCTTAGAGATCCAGACCCTTGCAGGTATGGATACCGGCTTTGGCCGCACCCGCGAAACTAAAACTAAAGGCGTATACAATGTAGTATTCGCTTACCTGGAAGAAAAAGTTGGCGTTTTTGCCGCCGAATCGGCAGTGCGAATAACCGAAGCGCTGATAAAAGGCGAGGATTACAACCTGGATGCCGATATTCAGCAAATGCGCGAGATCAGGGAAAATACCCGCCTGGGGCCAAGTACCGGGTCAATTGTAGAAGAAGCGATCGCGAGGGATATCCCATGGATCAGGCTCAACAACCAATCGTTGGTGCAGTTAGGCTACGGCAAAAACCAGGTGCGTTTCCGCGCTACCATGACCGAAAAAACCAGCAGCATTGCCGTTGATATAGCCAGCAACAAGGAAGAAACCAAACGGCTTTTACAGGAGCAGGCCATCCCCGTTGCTAAAGGCATAACTATTTCATCGGCATCGGCTGTGCCGGATGCTATCCGCAAAGTGGGCTTCCCGCTGGTTTTTAAACCGCTTGATGGTAACCACGGCCGCGGCATTTCTATCAACATAAAAACTGAAGAAGAGGCTATTGAAGCCTATGAGCATGCGGCAAAAATCTCACGCCGTGTAATTGTGGAGCGTTATGTTACCGGCTTCGACTTCAGAGTACTGGTGATTGACAATAAAATGGTGGCTGCTGCCCTCCGCAAACCGGCCCACGTTACCGGCGATGGCAGGCTGAATATCCAGGAATTGATAGACCTGGAAAATACCGACCCACGGAGGGGCTATGGACATGAAAATGTGCTTACCGAGATAACGGTCGACCGTGACACCCTCGATCTGTTGGCAAAAAAAGACTACACGCTTGAAACCGTTCCGGAAAAAGATGAGGTGGTTTATGTAAAGTCAACTGCTAACCTGAGCACCGGCGGCACCTCTGTTGATGTTACCGACCATGTACACCCGCAAAATATTTTCATTTGTGAGCGCATCTCTAAAATCATTGGTCTGGATATTTGCGGCATCGACATCATGGCGCAAAACCTTACCGAGCCGCTTACCGATACAGGTGGAGTGATACTGGAAGTTAATGCCGCACCGGGCTTCAGGATGCATATTGCTCCGAGCGAAGGCCTGCCCCGCAACGTAGCCGGACATGTGATTGATATGCTTTACCCTGCCGGTAAATCGGCCCGCATCCCTATCATAGCTATTACCGGGACTAACGGTAAAACCACTACCACCCGTTTGATAGCACACATTGTTAAAAATAACGGTCACCGGGTAGGTTTCACCACCTCGGATGGGATCTATGTACAAAACAATATGATGCTGAAGGGCGATACAACCGGCCCGGTAAGCTCGGAGTTCATACTAAAAGATCCAACGGTTGATTTCGCGGTATTGGAAACAGCCCGCGGGGGGATCCTGCGCTCGGGCCTCGGTTTTGGCTTTTGCGATATAGGGGTAGTTACCAACATCCAGGAAGATCACCTGGGTTTGTCGGACATTCATTCATTGGAAGACCTTTCACGCGTGAAAAGCGTAGTGCTTAACTCAGTTAAGAAGGATGGCTGGGGCGTTTTAAATGCCGATAACGAGTATTGCGTACGCATTGGCAAAAAGGCCGAATGCAACATCGCTTATTTCAGTCGGAATGAGAATAACCCGATCATCAAATCGCATTGCAAAAAAGGAGGTATTGCCGCCATTTGCGAAAACGGTTTTATCACCATTTTAAAAGGCGACTGGAAGATCCGCGTACAGCGTACTATCCTGATCCCGCTTACGTTTGGTGGTACCGTACCGTTCATGATCGAGAACGTGCTGGCCGCTACACTGGCTACCTTTTTATGGGGATTTAAAACCGAAGATATCAAGATCTCGCTCGAAACGTTCATTCCATCGGCCTCACAAACGCCTGGCCGCATGAATATTTTTGAGTTTAAGGATTTCCGTTTCATGATAGATTTTGCCCACAACCCAGATGGGTACACCGGCATCAAGGAGTTTTTAAGACATATCGATTCGCCGCTTAAAATTGGTATCATAGCCGGCACAGGCGACAGGAGGGATGACGATATCCGCGAACTGGGTAAAATATCGGCCGAAATGTTTGATTATATCATCCTGCGCCAGGAAAAACACCTGCGCGGCCGCACCGCCGAAAATATTATTGGTTTACTCAGGGAGGGAATTGAATCAGTTGATCCTAACAAGCAGGTTGAAGTAGTGCCTAAAGAAGTTGACGCTATTAAACACGCCATGAGCCTGGCCCGCCCCGGAACATTCATTACCGCCCTGAGCGATGTGGTTGATAATGCGATCGAAACCGTACAGGATTACCAGGAGCAGGAAAGGAATGGGCTATTTAATGCCCCCCCCGCCCCCTAA
- a CDS encoding cyanophycinase gives MIVPKGKLIIIGGAVDMGSNVTLQEHILQPDYIKFFEQGILRRIINESAKHEGSQIEVITTASQIPELVGQEYMKAFGQLNVTNVNVLHIKSREDAGNKAYLDRIRKADVVMFSGGDQLRLTAIFGGTEFLQILKQRYQKENFVIAGTSAGAAAASTHMIYRGQSNEALVKGEVQITAGLGFIDSVIVDTHFVQRGRIGRLMYAVATNPGILGIGLGEDTGLLITEGYMMEAIGSGLIILVDGRNIVSTNIYDVELGSPISIENLRVHVMSIFDKYDLVQHRLIIKKSVKVEEGVFIHAPGSNLLQ, from the coding sequence ATGATTGTCCCGAAAGGTAAACTAATAATTATAGGTGGCGCGGTTGATATGGGGAGTAATGTTACTCTTCAAGAGCACATTTTGCAACCAGATTATATCAAATTTTTTGAACAAGGCATATTAAGGCGCATAATTAACGAATCTGCTAAGCACGAAGGCTCACAAATTGAAGTGATCACGACAGCTTCACAGATTCCGGAACTTGTTGGCCAGGAATATATGAAAGCCTTCGGCCAGCTCAATGTTACCAATGTTAACGTATTGCACATCAAAAGCCGTGAAGATGCAGGGAACAAGGCATACTTGGACAGGATCCGTAAAGCCGATGTAGTGATGTTCAGCGGCGGCGACCAGCTCAGGCTAACAGCCATTTTTGGCGGCACCGAATTTTTACAGATCCTTAAACAGCGTTACCAAAAAGAGAATTTCGTTATTGCCGGAACATCGGCAGGTGCTGCGGCAGCTTCAACACATATGATCTACCGCGGGCAAAGTAACGAAGCCCTCGTAAAAGGCGAGGTGCAGATAACCGCCGGCCTGGGTTTTATCGACTCGGTGATTGTTGACACTCACTTTGTACAGCGTGGCCGCATAGGCCGGTTAATGTATGCCGTGGCAACTAATCCCGGTATTTTAGGGATAGGTTTGGGCGAGGATACAGGTTTGCTTATTACCGAAGGTTATATGATGGAAGCTATTGGCTCGGGCCTCATCATTTTGGTTGACGGACGCAACATCGTATCAACCAATATTTATGATGTGGAGCTTGGTTCACCGATATCTATCGAAAACCTGCGGGTGCATGTCATGTCGATATTTGATAAGTACGATCTGGTGCAGCACCGTTTAATCATAAAAAAGAGCGTAAAAGTTGAAGAAGGTGTTTTTATACATGCACCGGGCAGCAATCTTTTACAATAA
- a CDS encoding isoaspartyl peptidase/L-asparaginase — MKIIIHGGFFSESHTNQEVKLAKQEALNGIVQLGYKHLQHHTAAETAVYTVRLLEDCELFNAGTGSQIQSDGKIRLSASLMDGKTQRFSGVINIEDVKNPICVAEKLQAYDDRVLSGKGACDFAIENGHKYFNPEIPQRRHEYEQKLSDSIRLGTVGCVALDVHGNLAAATSTGGKGFEIPGRVSDSATTAGNYANEFAGVSCTGVGEDIVSGSVAVKIVTRVTDGMSLMAATEKTLDEMKPYDGFAGVIGITTDGQIYHSDTHPYMVWALHDGDIEVFN; from the coding sequence ATGAAAATAATTATTCACGGCGGTTTTTTCAGCGAATCGCATACCAACCAGGAAGTAAAGCTGGCCAAACAGGAAGCCCTGAACGGCATAGTGCAGTTAGGATACAAACACCTGCAACATCACACTGCTGCCGAAACGGCCGTTTATACCGTAAGGCTGCTTGAAGATTGCGAGCTTTTTAACGCAGGTACCGGCTCACAGATCCAGAGCGATGGCAAGATCCGCCTCAGCGCCTCTCTGATGGATGGCAAAACCCAACGCTTTTCCGGCGTTATCAACATTGAAGACGTTAAAAACCCTATCTGCGTAGCCGAAAAACTGCAAGCCTATGATGATCGTGTATTGAGCGGTAAAGGAGCATGCGATTTTGCTATAGAAAACGGTCATAAATATTTTAACCCCGAAATCCCGCAGCGCCGCCACGAATACGAACAGAAACTAAGCGATTCCATCAGGCTTGGTACCGTGGGCTGCGTTGCATTGGATGTACATGGCAACCTGGCTGCCGCTACCAGCACCGGGGGCAAAGGTTTTGAAATCCCCGGCCGTGTTAGTGATTCGGCCACTACTGCAGGAAATTATGCCAACGAGTTTGCCGGCGTTTCATGTACCGGCGTAGGTGAAGATATTGTAAGCGGCTCGGTAGCTGTTAAAATTGTTACACGCGTAACCGATGGAATGTCCCTTATGGCCGCCACCGAAAAAACCCTCGATGAAATGAAACCTTACGATGGCTTTGCCGGTGTGATAGGCATTACTACTGATGGGCAGATCTATCACTCAGATACACACCCTTACATGGTTTGGGCCCTGCACGATGGCGATATTGAAGTTTTTAACTAA
- a CDS encoding tetratricopeptide repeat protein — protein MRYFLLIILCAVGFDASAQWYYKPFNKRTRSPQMAYAQSHSIKRLPAPIMAKVKIRPFTIEHTPYVLAMIEESVMKTAQHNMRFHVYNAASYNFSDLAQMYMKQNRLAEAKWFLLQSISISRQQNDDRHTIANLLDLATVKADYGDYAQAKQDLAEARQLAVTRGLTFDLATVEKKTRYLQDNKFNTLHTETHFAETADAGTKTVNK, from the coding sequence ATGAGATATTTCCTACTTATTATTTTATGCGCTGTTGGGTTCGATGCATCAGCGCAATGGTATTACAAGCCTTTCAATAAGCGTACCCGGTCTCCGCAAATGGCTTATGCACAAAGCCATTCTATTAAAAGACTGCCCGCTCCTATAATGGCTAAAGTAAAGATCCGCCCGTTTACTATTGAACATACCCCATATGTACTGGCCATGATCGAGGAATCGGTTATGAAAACCGCGCAGCACAACATGCGTTTTCATGTGTACAATGCCGCCAGCTACAACTTTAGCGACCTGGCCCAAATGTATATGAAGCAAAACCGCCTGGCCGAGGCCAAATGGTTCCTGCTGCAAAGTATTTCCATATCGCGTCAGCAAAATGACGACAGGCATACCATAGCTAACCTGCTTGACCTTGCAACCGTAAAAGCTGATTACGGCGATTATGCACAGGCCAAACAGGACCTGGCCGAAGCCCGCCAACTGGCCGTTACGCGCGGTTTGACTTTTGACCTGGCTACTGTAGAGAAAAAAACGCGCTATTTACAGGACAATAAATTTAACACGCTGCACACCGAAACCCACTTTGCCGAAACCGCCGACGCTGGTACAAAAACAGTTAACAAATAA
- a CDS encoding carboxy terminal-processing peptidase — protein sequence MFKKVYLLLVLGAALACKASPSKPVKVSGSNDLQPDEQQSLVCKQVASLISNYNYKKVPLNDSVSAIIYDRYIKSLDENHSYFLASDIKDFEKYKTVLDDDIKAGNLADAFYIFNVFQKRYIEHVKYSIEQISKNFDFNKTETFIYDRDKLPWIATQSDMDAMWTKRVKYDLLNLKLASSDMAKNKETLKKRYENLLTQSNKLSNQDVFQYFMDAFTEAIDPHTNYFNPSNAANFNIEMSRQVEGIGASLLVENEYVTIKTIVPGGPADKSHQISVDDRIVAVAQGKTGEFQNVVGWRVDNAIAIIRGTKGTTVRLEILPAGANASAKPKVVEMVREKIILKDQSAKKEIRTYNSNGKTVRIGVISIPAFYIDFNDYKAGNPNYKSTTHDVKAILDSLKKENVDGLVIDLRENGGGSLMEAIELTGLFIKTGPVVQVRDTKDQVEIDKDEDPDITYSGPMAVLVDRFSASASEIFSGAIQDYGRGLILGTQTYGKGSVQSAIDLDRVIGSSLRDKIAGVVGGAKKTTSTGSQSTYGQLNLTIAKFYRISGNSTQHKGVTPDITFPSVIPLDKYGEDTEPSAMPFDIIAKTDYTKTGDFTGVLPQLKKLHDQRMSNSDSYKYLLEDIADFKKHDADDSVSLKESDLKKQRDDDETKTFERNNLRRVALGLPALKKGQTKPKNEDLDFVKREAGQIMTDYISLDNKYTNVSQPAN from the coding sequence ATGTTTAAGAAAGTATATTTGTTATTGGTGCTGGGCGCAGCCCTCGCCTGTAAAGCATCACCATCCAAACCTGTTAAAGTATCAGGTTCAAATGATTTACAGCCCGATGAACAGCAAAGCCTTGTTTGTAAGCAGGTAGCATCATTAATCTCCAACTACAACTATAAAAAAGTTCCGTTAAACGATTCCGTATCCGCAATCATTTATGACCGGTATATCAAATCACTCGACGAAAACCACAGCTATTTTTTAGCATCAGATATCAAGGATTTTGAAAAATATAAAACCGTACTTGATGATGATATTAAAGCAGGCAACCTGGCCGACGCTTTTTACATCTTCAACGTTTTTCAGAAAAGGTATATTGAACACGTAAAATATTCAATTGAGCAGATCAGTAAAAACTTCGATTTCAACAAAACCGAAACCTTTATTTATGATCGCGACAAACTACCATGGATCGCTACGCAAAGTGATATGGACGCCATGTGGACCAAGCGGGTTAAATACGATTTGCTGAACCTAAAGCTGGCCAGTTCAGATATGGCTAAAAACAAGGAAACGCTTAAAAAACGTTACGAAAACCTGTTAACCCAAAGCAACAAGCTATCAAACCAGGATGTTTTCCAGTATTTTATGGATGCCTTTACCGAGGCTATCGACCCGCACACCAACTACTTTAACCCATCAAACGCTGCTAATTTCAACATAGAAATGTCGCGCCAGGTTGAAGGGATCGGTGCTTCATTGCTGGTGGAAAATGAGTATGTAACTATTAAAACCATTGTACCTGGCGGGCCGGCAGATAAAAGCCACCAGATAAGTGTCGACGACCGCATTGTTGCCGTAGCGCAAGGTAAAACCGGCGAATTCCAAAATGTGGTGGGATGGCGCGTTGATAATGCTATCGCCATCATCCGCGGCACTAAAGGCACCACGGTAAGGCTTGAAATATTGCCTGCCGGTGCAAACGCGTCTGCAAAGCCCAAAGTAGTTGAAATGGTACGCGAAAAAATCATCCTGAAAGATCAATCAGCCAAAAAGGAGATCCGTACTTATAATAGCAATGGTAAAACAGTTAGGATAGGTGTGATATCTATCCCTGCATTTTACATTGATTTTAATGATTACAAGGCAGGCAACCCCAATTACAAAAGCACCACGCATGATGTTAAGGCGATCCTTGACTCGCTAAAGAAAGAAAATGTTGACGGCCTGGTGATCGACCTGCGTGAAAACGGCGGTGGTTCGTTGATGGAAGCCATCGAACTTACAGGCTTATTCATTAAAACGGGACCGGTGGTACAAGTGCGTGATACAAAAGACCAGGTTGAAATTGATAAAGATGAAGACCCAGATATCACCTACAGTGGCCCTATGGCGGTACTGGTTGACCGTTTCAGCGCCTCGGCATCGGAAATTTTCTCAGGTGCAATACAGGATTACGGTCGCGGGTTAATATTGGGTACCCAAACTTATGGTAAAGGCTCGGTACAAAGCGCTATCGATCTTGACAGGGTGATTGGCTCTTCGCTTCGCGACAAAATCGCGGGCGTAGTTGGCGGCGCTAAAAAAACAACCTCAACAGGCAGCCAAAGCACTTACGGGCAGCTTAACCTTACCATAGCTAAATTCTATCGTATCAGTGGTAATTCAACCCAGCACAAAGGGGTAACACCTGATATTACCTTCCCATCGGTTATTCCGTTGGATAAATATGGTGAAGATACAGAGCCATCAGCAATGCCTTTTGACATCATCGCTAAAACAGATTATACTAAAACCGGTGATTTTACCGGTGTATTGCCGCAGCTTAAAAAACTGCATGATCAGCGCATGAGCAACAGCGATAGCTACAAATATTTATTGGAAGATATTGCCGATTTCAAAAAGCACGATGCTGATGACAGCGTATCGTTAAAAGAGTCGGATTTGAAGAAACAGCGTGACGACGATGAAACAAAAACATTTGAGCGTAACAATCTGCGGCGCGTAGCCTTAGGTTTGCCGGCCCTTAAAAAAGGTCAAACCAAACCTAAAAATGAAGACCTTGACTTTGTAAAACGCGAAGCCGGCCAAATCATGACCGATTATATCAGCCTTGATAATAAATATACAAACGTATCGCAACCGGCTAACTAA
- a CDS encoding NAD(P)-dependent oxidoreductase, translating to MKNNILIVDDVHAIFIQHAEAKGYACDYRPLIKPDEAMQIIGDYAGLVIRSKFRVDKAVLDAAANLQFIARAGAGMDNIDEDYAIQKGIKLINAPEGNSDAVGEHAIGLLLSLMNNLNRGDAEIRGGKWQREANRGYELKGKTIGIIGYGHMGSSFARKLSGFQVNVIAYDKYKTGFSDKYAREVSMEEIVKHSDVLSLHIPLTPETNGLVDDEYLFHFKKPIFFLNTSRGKTAKVSAVLNAIREGKILGAGLDVLEVEKFPALAEQQWFEELKQSGKVLLSPHVAGWTFDSYRKISEVMAEKLADLKG from the coding sequence TTGAAAAATAATATTCTTATTGTTGATGATGTGCATGCCATATTTATTCAACATGCCGAAGCCAAAGGTTACGCCTGCGATTACCGCCCCCTGATTAAGCCTGACGAAGCCATGCAAATCATAGGCGACTATGCAGGGTTGGTGATCCGATCAAAATTCAGGGTGGATAAGGCGGTGCTTGATGCCGCCGCCAATCTGCAGTTTATAGCCCGGGCCGGTGCGGGTATGGATAATATTGATGAAGATTATGCCATTCAAAAAGGAATAAAACTCATTAACGCACCCGAAGGCAACTCGGATGCCGTTGGTGAACATGCCATAGGTTTACTGCTGTCATTAATGAACAACCTCAACCGCGGCGATGCCGAAATTCGCGGGGGCAAGTGGCAGCGCGAGGCTAACCGGGGTTACGAGTTAAAAGGTAAAACAATAGGTATTATTGGCTACGGCCACATGGGCAGCAGCTTTGCCCGGAAGCTTTCGGGTTTCCAGGTAAATGTTATTGCTTACGATAAATATAAAACCGGCTTCAGTGATAAATATGCGCGTGAGGTAAGTATGGAAGAAATTGTAAAGCACAGCGATGTATTGAGCCTGCATATCCCACTAACTCCAGAAACCAACGGATTGGTTGATGATGAATACTTGTTCCACTTTAAAAAGCCTATATTTTTCTTAAACACCTCACGCGGCAAAACTGCTAAAGTAAGTGCCGTGCTGAACGCCATACGCGAAGGCAAAATTTTAGGGGCAGGGTTGGATGTATTGGAGGTTGAAAAATTCCCGGCCCTTGCCGAACAACAATGGTTTGAAGAATTAAAACAAAGCGGCAAAGTGTTGCTAAGCCCTCACGTTGCCGGCTGGACATTTGATTCATACCGGAAGATCAGCGAGGTAATGGCTGAAAAGTTGGCCGATTTGAAAGGATAG
- a CDS encoding Atu4866 domain-containing protein: protein MERTNAFNSNTTINAYHYIGVWVTRDGFIRHEFLSNGRYTEARGDKQNAYTGYYSVLGNHVEYLDDTGFTAEGDFRDGVFYHAGMVLYKETT from the coding sequence ATGGAAAGAACTAACGCTTTCAACAGCAATACAACAATAAATGCTTATCATTATATAGGTGTATGGGTAACCCGCGATGGGTTTATCCGTCACGAATTTTTGTCTAATGGCCGTTATACCGAGGCCCGCGGCGACAAACAAAATGCCTACACAGGTTACTACAGTGTATTGGGGAACCACGTTGAATATCTTGATGATACAGGCTTTACCGCCGAAGGCGATTTCAGAGATGGTGTGTTTTACCATGCCGGCATGGTATTGTACAAGGAAACAACGTAA